One window of Triticum dicoccoides isolate Atlit2015 ecotype Zavitan chromosome 5A, WEW_v2.0, whole genome shotgun sequence genomic DNA carries:
- the LOC119297912 gene encoding probable E3 ubiquitin-protein ligase ARI5 encodes MALTSDSEEEYYSSPEEGGDDDDRLSFRTASNESDNDAGAGDDADDDCLYGDSDGDDDGMYDEYEGDEEEGLEEVDEEGEVLDEMRFTATQYAVLTMDEVRARQEEHTARVADLIALPPGLAAAVLRHFKWSAQGVWERWFSDEHKVRDAVGLPPDGDAVSVAVNDAPLTCYICFDAHAPGEMRSAGCAHFYCRGCWSGYVRAAVGDGARCLSIRCPDMGCSAAVVRDLVDDVADADDAKRYGEFLVRSYVEESKRIRWCPAPGCDRAVEFDGEKCTVQLDAWCACGHGFCLACGEEAHRPVACDTVREWLEKNRSDSETAQWVLANTKHCPECRRPIEKNQGCMHMTCSPPCKHQFCWLCLGPWDKHDGGNYNCNTYNTARAEGKYTEEELRRAQAKASVDRYLHYYERWGAHERSRQKALEDTAALGKDGAQREAVAAAFGVVETELDFLEEAYRQVAECRRMLRWTYAFGYYLDDPAKRDLFEDLQSQADKSLERLHECAEKDRAKLVAEAAGEHGAVADKYLEFRPRLSSLTTVARNHFENMARAFRDGLAEVEVDPAVAARRAAAAPPPPPLDDDDDEDFFEELRM; translated from the coding sequence ATGGCGCTGACGAGCGACAGCGAGGAGGAGTACTACAGCAGCCCCGAggagggcggcgacgacgacgatcgTCTGAGCTTCCGGACCGCCTCCAACGAAAGCGACAATGacgccggcgccggcgacgacgcCGACGATGATTGCTTGTATGGCGacagcgacggcgacgacgacggcatGTACGATGAATACGAGGGGGACGAGGAGGAGGGgctggaggaggtggatgaggaagGCGAAGTCCTGGACGAGATGAGGTTCACGGCGACGCAGTACGCCGTGCTGACCATGGACGAGGTGCGCGCGCGGCAGGAGGAGCACACGGCGCGGGTGGCCGACCTGATCGCGCTCCCGCCGGGGCTCGCGGCCGCCGTGCTCCGCCACTTCAAGTGGAGCGCCCAGGGCGTGTGGGAGCGGTGGTTCTCGGACGAGCACAAGGTCCGCGACGCCGTCGGCCTGCCCCCGGACGGCGACGCCGTCTCCGTGGCCGTCAACGACGCGCCCCTCACCTGCTACATCTGCTTCGACGCGCACGCCCCCGGCGAGATGCGGTCCGCCGGGTGCGCCCACTTCTACTGCCGCGGGTGCTGGAGCGGCTACGTGCGCGCCGCCGTCGGGGACGGTGCGCGCTGCCTGTCGATACGGTGCCCGGACATGGGCTGCTCCGCCGCCGTGGTGCGCGACCTAGTCGACGACGTGGCCGACGCCGACGATGCGAAACGGTACGGCGAGTTCCTGGTCCGTTCGTACGTGGAGGAGAGCAAGAGGATCCGGTGGTGCCCGGCGCCCGGGTGCGACCGGGCCGTGGAGTTCGACGGCGAGAAGTGCACGGTGCAGCTGGACGCGTGGTGCGCGTGCGGGCACGGCTTCTGCCTCGCCTGCGGCGAGGAGGCGCACCGCCCGGTGGCGTGCGACACGGTGCGGGAGTGGCTGGAGAAGAACCGCTCCGACTCGGAGACGGCGCAGTGGGTGCTGGCCAACACGAAGCACTGCCCGGAGTGCCGCCGCCCCATCGAGAAGAACCAGGGGTGCATGCACAtgacgtgctcgccgccgtgcaagCACCAGTTCTGCTGGCTCTGCCTGGGCCCCTGGGACAAGCACGACGGCGGCAACTACAACTGCAACACCTACAACACCGCCAGGGCGGAGGGCAAGTACAcggaggaggagctccggcgggCGCAGGCCAAGGCGTCGGTCGACCGGTACCTGCACTACTACGAGCGCTGGGGCGCGCACGAGCGGTCCCGGCAAAAGGCGCTCGAGGACACGGCGGCGCTCGGCAAGGACGGCGCGCAGAGGGAGGCCGTGGCCGCCGCGTTCGGGGTGGTGGAGACGGAGCTCGACTTCCTGGAGGAGGCGTACCGGCAGGTGGCCGAGTGCCGGCGGATGCTCCGGTGGACGTACGCCTTCGGCTACTACCTGGACGACCCGGCCAAGCGCGACCTGTTCGAGGACCTGCAGAGCCAGGCCGACAAGTCGCTGGAGCGCTTGCACGAGTGCGCCGAGAAGGACAGGGCGAAGCTCGTCGCCGAAGCGGCCGGCGAGCACGGCGCGGTCGCCGACAAGTACCTGGAGTTCAGGCCCAGACTGTCGAGCCTGACGACCGTGGCGAGGAACCACTTCGAGAACATGGCGAGGGCGTTCCGGGACGGCCTGGCCGAGGTCGAGGTcgaccccgccgtcgccgcccgccgcgctgccgccgcccctcccccaccaccgctggacgacgacgacgacgaagacttcTTCGAAGAGCTGCGGATGTAA
- the LOC119302910 gene encoding mediator of RNA polymerase II transcription subunit 8-like isoform X2 codes for MDAAAAPGAAAGGQQQQQPAPPRAERLNGEVQSQLNLEGMRARAVGLYKAISRILEDFDAIARVNPSGSPKWQDVLGQFSMVSMELFNIVEDIKKVNKGFVVYPRNVNAENAAILPVMLSSKLLPEMEVEETTKREQLLSGITNLPVPSQMEKLKARIDMIANACETAERVIAECRKTHGLGARQGANLGPMLDKAQAAKIQEQESLLRAAVNYGEGLRVSGDQRQMHSSLPSHLMEVLATGDGAHNFGDNSGAYPKNTPAFSPNNVSAQGNPMQASGGQLLGRSAPSPGTAGTPNFENVSTPPMPYANSPRSGTNMMNTPSPQQHLTPQQQRQKLMQASQQQQQQLRPSAAGMLAQSSVPQLQDLQGQAQQKVAGQQQMQYSQAQALSQFQNRQMQAARMQPGMSQSQLNQGNQLRSHLGQFTGAANSAMYTAAQASSNSQMMANIPGTMQTMQSQSMMPQMQFGLTGGHPQRSHQMMTDQMYGMGGANTTSMMGMQMQQQQQQQQQQQQQQQGLYGNMQGGGQSLQQQGMVGLQNQQQNQMQNQMQNQMQNQLQNQMPNPNFPQQRQQNQQ; via the exons ATGGAcgcggcggcggctccgggcgcCGCGGCGggagggcagcagcagcagcagcccgcGCCTCCCCGGGCGGAGCGGCTCAACGGGGAGGTGCAGAGCCAGCTGAACCTGGAGGGCATGCGGGCGCGCGCGGTGGGGCTCTACAAGGCCATCTCCCGCATCCTCGAGGACTTCGACGCCATCGCCCGCGTCAACCCCAGCGGCTCCCCCAAGTG GCAGGACGTGCTCGGGCAGTTTTCCATGGTGAGCATGGAGCTCTTCAACATCGTGGAGGACATCAAGAAGGTGAACAAGGGGTTCGTCGTGTACCCCAGGAACGTCAACGCCGAGAACGCTGCAA TACTGCCTGTAATGCTGTCGTCAAAGCTCTTACCGGAGATGGAAGTTGAGGAAACTACAAAGAGGGAACAGTTGTTGTCTGGAATAACGAATCTGCCCGTGCCTTCTCAAATGGAAAAGTTAAAG GCTCGGATAGACATGATTGCGAATGCGTGTGAAACTGCTGAGAGAGTAATCGCTGAGTGCCGTAAGACTCATGGTCTAGGAGCCCGTCAAGGGGCAAATCTTGGTCCTATGTTGGACAAGGCACAAGCTGCAAAGATACAGGAGCAGGAAAGTCTACTTAGAGCGGCAGTAAATTATGGTGAAG GATTACGGGTATCGGGAGACCAAAGGCAGATGCATTCATCTCTTCCTAGCCATCTAATGGAAGTACTTGCTACTGGAGACGGGGCTCATAATTTTGGTGATAATTCTG GCGCCTATCCCAAAAATACACCAGCATTTTCACCTAATAATGTCAGCGCCCAGGGAAATCCAATGCAG GCATCTGGAGGACAATTACTTGGCAGATCTGCTCCATCGCCTGGAACTGCCGGAACCCCTAATTTTGAAAATGTGTCTACTCCTCCAATGCCATATGCTAACTCCCCTAGGTCAGGCACCAATATGATGAATACCCCTTCACCACAGCAACATCTGACACCACAGCAGCAGAGGCAAAAGCTGATGCAAGCAtctcagcaacagcagcagcagctgaGGCCATCAGCTGCTGGGATGCTAGCACAG AGCTCGGTTCCTCAGTTACAAGATCTACAGGGACAAGCTCAGCAAAAA GTTGCTGGCCAACAGCAGATGCAGTACAGCCAAGCACAAGCCTTGTCACAGTTTCAGAATAGGCAGATGCAGGCTGCGCGCATGCAGCCAGGCATGTCTCAGAGCCAATTGAACCAAGGAAATCAGTTAAGAAGCCATTTGGGCCAGTTCACTGGAGCTGCAAACAGTGCAATGTATACTGCTGCACAGGCATCTTCAAACTCACAAATG ATGGCAAACATACCCGGGACTATGCAGACAATGCAGTCACAGTCAATGATGCCGCAAATGCAG TTTGGTTTGACTGGTGGGCATCCTCAGAGGAGTCATCAAATGATGACCGACCAAA TGTACGGCATGGGAGGCGCAAATACCACGAGCATGATGGGAATGcaaatgcagcagcagcagcagcagcagcagcaacagcagcagcagcagcaagggctATACGGGAACATGCAAGGAGGCGGTCAGAGCTTGCAGCAGCAGGGCATGGTGGGCCTTCAGAACCAGCAGCAGAACCAAATGCAGAACCAGATGCAAAATCAGATGCAAAACCAGCTGCAGAATCAGATGCCGAACCCGAACTTCCCCCAGCAGAGGCAGCAAAACCAGCAATGA
- the LOC119302910 gene encoding mediator of RNA polymerase II transcription subunit 8-like isoform X1 codes for MDAAAAPGAAAGGQQQQQPAPPRAERLNGEVQSQLNLEGMRARAVGLYKAISRILEDFDAIARVNPSGSPKWQDVLGQFSMVSMELFNIVEDIKKVNKGFVVYPRNVNAENAAILPVMLSSKLLPEMEVEETTKREQLLSGITNLPVPSQMEKLKARIDMIANACETAERVIAECRKTHGLGARQGANLGPMLDKAQAAKIQEQESLLRAAVNYGEGLRVSGDQRQMHSSLPSHLMEVLATGDGAHNFGDNSGAYPKNTPAFSPNNVSAQGNPMQASGGQLLGRSAPSPGTAGTPNFENVSTPPMPYANSPRSGTNMMNTPSPQQHLTPQQQRQKLMQASQQQQQQLRPSAAGMLAQSSVPQLQDLQGQAQQKVAGQQQMQYSQAQALSQFQNRQMQAARMQPGMSQSQLNQGNQLRSHLGQFTGAANSAMYTAAQASSNSQMMANIPGTMQTMQSQSMMPQMQQFGLTGGHPQRSHQMMTDQMYGMGGANTTSMMGMQMQQQQQQQQQQQQQQQGLYGNMQGGGQSLQQQGMVGLQNQQQNQMQNQMQNQMQNQLQNQMPNPNFPQQRQQNQQ; via the exons ATGGAcgcggcggcggctccgggcgcCGCGGCGggagggcagcagcagcagcagcccgcGCCTCCCCGGGCGGAGCGGCTCAACGGGGAGGTGCAGAGCCAGCTGAACCTGGAGGGCATGCGGGCGCGCGCGGTGGGGCTCTACAAGGCCATCTCCCGCATCCTCGAGGACTTCGACGCCATCGCCCGCGTCAACCCCAGCGGCTCCCCCAAGTG GCAGGACGTGCTCGGGCAGTTTTCCATGGTGAGCATGGAGCTCTTCAACATCGTGGAGGACATCAAGAAGGTGAACAAGGGGTTCGTCGTGTACCCCAGGAACGTCAACGCCGAGAACGCTGCAA TACTGCCTGTAATGCTGTCGTCAAAGCTCTTACCGGAGATGGAAGTTGAGGAAACTACAAAGAGGGAACAGTTGTTGTCTGGAATAACGAATCTGCCCGTGCCTTCTCAAATGGAAAAGTTAAAG GCTCGGATAGACATGATTGCGAATGCGTGTGAAACTGCTGAGAGAGTAATCGCTGAGTGCCGTAAGACTCATGGTCTAGGAGCCCGTCAAGGGGCAAATCTTGGTCCTATGTTGGACAAGGCACAAGCTGCAAAGATACAGGAGCAGGAAAGTCTACTTAGAGCGGCAGTAAATTATGGTGAAG GATTACGGGTATCGGGAGACCAAAGGCAGATGCATTCATCTCTTCCTAGCCATCTAATGGAAGTACTTGCTACTGGAGACGGGGCTCATAATTTTGGTGATAATTCTG GCGCCTATCCCAAAAATACACCAGCATTTTCACCTAATAATGTCAGCGCCCAGGGAAATCCAATGCAG GCATCTGGAGGACAATTACTTGGCAGATCTGCTCCATCGCCTGGAACTGCCGGAACCCCTAATTTTGAAAATGTGTCTACTCCTCCAATGCCATATGCTAACTCCCCTAGGTCAGGCACCAATATGATGAATACCCCTTCACCACAGCAACATCTGACACCACAGCAGCAGAGGCAAAAGCTGATGCAAGCAtctcagcaacagcagcagcagctgaGGCCATCAGCTGCTGGGATGCTAGCACAG AGCTCGGTTCCTCAGTTACAAGATCTACAGGGACAAGCTCAGCAAAAA GTTGCTGGCCAACAGCAGATGCAGTACAGCCAAGCACAAGCCTTGTCACAGTTTCAGAATAGGCAGATGCAGGCTGCGCGCATGCAGCCAGGCATGTCTCAGAGCCAATTGAACCAAGGAAATCAGTTAAGAAGCCATTTGGGCCAGTTCACTGGAGCTGCAAACAGTGCAATGTATACTGCTGCACAGGCATCTTCAAACTCACAAATG ATGGCAAACATACCCGGGACTATGCAGACAATGCAGTCACAGTCAATGATGCCGCAAATGCAG CAGTTTGGTTTGACTGGTGGGCATCCTCAGAGGAGTCATCAAATGATGACCGACCAAA TGTACGGCATGGGAGGCGCAAATACCACGAGCATGATGGGAATGcaaatgcagcagcagcagcagcagcagcagcaacagcagcagcagcagcaagggctATACGGGAACATGCAAGGAGGCGGTCAGAGCTTGCAGCAGCAGGGCATGGTGGGCCTTCAGAACCAGCAGCAGAACCAAATGCAGAACCAGATGCAAAATCAGATGCAAAACCAGCTGCAGAATCAGATGCCGAACCCGAACTTCCCCCAGCAGAGGCAGCAAAACCAGCAATGA